Proteins encoded within one genomic window of Bemisia tabaci chromosome 2, PGI_BMITA_v3:
- the LOC140223987 gene encoding uncharacterized protein isoform X2, whose product MYSIIIKESDIGIFDDYDVIPSKWILSKSTCMYPPNLLKYRAKRNADVQDFWTQMNIKIITDGHSNYERAMEDCLRLSKGRLTKSGSEAEEKGVGCRAKKCTVLFSPGSSPSKKKQKVAGKVASSCLKSKLKLNFPKPPATDKTDFLQKETRKAFTSSNTNVQGSNQTPKQPKKSTPTSKPQMNVKTSKTDKENREAFPELDSIPIRASKPQMNSQTPKTHKESKEASQEVVSTPLRAIEALLVDVSRDVKKLKATVSDMQADLKSLIEIEKLRGVPNVINANTLDEFPFSSVDKLIEFDDKLKANPQLCQQVVSIMSLSLLQYNSSKVSCISFF is encoded by the exons ATGTATTCCATCATCATCAAGGAATCTGACATAGGCATTTTTGATGATTACGATGTCATCCCAAGCAAATGGATTCTTAGTAAAAGCACCTGTATGTATCCGCCTAATCTCCTCAAATATAGGGCCAAGCGCAATGCGGATGTACAAGATTTCTGGACTCAgatgaacatcaaaattataACAGATGGTCACA gCAACTATGAAAGAGCAATGGAAGACTGTTTGAGACTTAGCAAAGGCCGTCTGACAAAAAGTGGGTCAGAGGCGGAGGAGAAAGGGGTGGGGTGCCGTGCTAAAAAGTGCACGGTACTCTTCTCCCCTGGCTCCTCcccatcaaaaaaaaaacaaaaagttgcTGGAAAAGTGGCCTCCTCGTGCCTGAAGTCTAAACTAAAACTCAATTTTCCAAAGCCTCCTGCAACAGACAAAACAGATTTCCTGCAGAAGGAAACCAGGAAAGCTTTTACCTCAAGCAATACCAATGTCCAAGGATCCAACCAGACTCCTAAACAACCCAAAAAGTCAACCCCAACCTCAAAACCTCAGATGAATGTTAAGACATCCAAAACGGATAAGGAAAACAGAGAAGCTTTTCCAGAATTGGATTCCATTCCCATACGGGCTTCAAAACCTCAGATGAATTCACAGACACCGAAAACACATAAGGAAAGCAAAGAAGCTTCTCAAGAAGTAGTTTCCACTCCCTTACGGGCTATTGAAGCTCTCCTTGTGGATGTATCAA GAGATGTCAAAAAACTGAAAGCAACCGTCTCGGATATGCAAGCTGATTTAAAAAGCCTGATTGAAATTGAGAAACTACGAGGCGTTCCCAATGTCATCAATGCTAATACCCTCGATGAATTTCCGTTCTCAAGTGTTGATAAACTGATAGAGTTTGACGACAAGCTTAAGGCAAACCCGCAGCTTTGTCAACAAGTTGTAAGTATTATGTCACTCAGTCTTTTACAGTACAACTCAAGCAAGGTTTCttgcatttcatttttctga
- the LOC140223987 gene encoding uncharacterized protein isoform X1, with amino-acid sequence MNNVRDFVWSPCPIFSDKSYVLNILFSSFQNMYSIIIKESDIGIFDDYDVIPSKWILSKSTCMYPPNLLKYRAKRNADVQDFWTQMNIKIITDGHSNYERAMEDCLRLSKGRLTKSGSEAEEKGVGCRAKKCTVLFSPGSSPSKKKQKVAGKVASSCLKSKLKLNFPKPPATDKTDFLQKETRKAFTSSNTNVQGSNQTPKQPKKSTPTSKPQMNVKTSKTDKENREAFPELDSIPIRASKPQMNSQTPKTHKESKEASQEVVSTPLRAIEALLVDVSRDVKKLKATVSDMQADLKSLIEIEKLRGVPNVINANTLDEFPFSSVDKLIEFDDKLKANPQLCQQVVSIMSLSLLQYNSSKVSCISFF; translated from the exons ATGAACAATGTTCGTGATTTTGTTTGGTCTCCCTGTCCTATTTTCAGTGATAAGTCTTATGTACTAAACATATTGTTTTCTTCATTTCAGAACATGTATTCCATCATCATCAAGGAATCTGACATAGGCATTTTTGATGATTACGATGTCATCCCAAGCAAATGGATTCTTAGTAAAAGCACCTGTATGTATCCGCCTAATCTCCTCAAATATAGGGCCAAGCGCAATGCGGATGTACAAGATTTCTGGACTCAgatgaacatcaaaattataACAGATGGTCACA gCAACTATGAAAGAGCAATGGAAGACTGTTTGAGACTTAGCAAAGGCCGTCTGACAAAAAGTGGGTCAGAGGCGGAGGAGAAAGGGGTGGGGTGCCGTGCTAAAAAGTGCACGGTACTCTTCTCCCCTGGCTCCTCcccatcaaaaaaaaaacaaaaagttgcTGGAAAAGTGGCCTCCTCGTGCCTGAAGTCTAAACTAAAACTCAATTTTCCAAAGCCTCCTGCAACAGACAAAACAGATTTCCTGCAGAAGGAAACCAGGAAAGCTTTTACCTCAAGCAATACCAATGTCCAAGGATCCAACCAGACTCCTAAACAACCCAAAAAGTCAACCCCAACCTCAAAACCTCAGATGAATGTTAAGACATCCAAAACGGATAAGGAAAACAGAGAAGCTTTTCCAGAATTGGATTCCATTCCCATACGGGCTTCAAAACCTCAGATGAATTCACAGACACCGAAAACACATAAGGAAAGCAAAGAAGCTTCTCAAGAAGTAGTTTCCACTCCCTTACGGGCTATTGAAGCTCTCCTTGTGGATGTATCAA GAGATGTCAAAAAACTGAAAGCAACCGTCTCGGATATGCAAGCTGATTTAAAAAGCCTGATTGAAATTGAGAAACTACGAGGCGTTCCCAATGTCATCAATGCTAATACCCTCGATGAATTTCCGTTCTCAAGTGTTGATAAACTGATAGAGTTTGACGACAAGCTTAAGGCAAACCCGCAGCTTTGTCAACAAGTTGTAAGTATTATGTCACTCAGTCTTTTACAGTACAACTCAAGCAAGGTTTCttgcatttcatttttctga